A window of Primulina tabacum isolate GXHZ01 chromosome 4, ASM2559414v2, whole genome shotgun sequence contains these coding sequences:
- the LOC142542557 gene encoding 3-oxoacyl-[acyl-carrier-protein] synthase I, chloroplastic-like, with translation MHSLQSTAALRPSPLGALRQPYSSTLIPTYNAKPRSPKSRLFTMSASATTVSAPKRETDPKKRVVITGMGLVSVFGNDADAYYDKLLAGESGITRIDRFDASKFPTRFGGQIRGFKSEGYIDGKNDRRLDDCLRYCIVAGKKALESSDLGGERLNKIDKIQAGVLVGTGMGGLTVFSDGVQALIDKGYRKITPFFIPYTITNMGSALLAIDLGLMGPNYSISTACATSNYCFFAAANHIRRGEADLMIAGGTEAAIVPVGLGGFVACRALSQRNDDPQTASRPWDKDRDGFVMGEGAGVLVMESLEHAMKRDAPIIAEYLGGAINCDAYHMTDPRSDGLGVSSCILNALEDAGVSTEEVNYINAHATSTIVGDLAEVNAVKKVFKNTSEIKMNATKSMIGHCLGAAGGLEAIATVKAITTGWLHPSINQFNPEASVEFDTVANKKQQHQVNVAISNSFGFGGHNSVVAFSAFSP, from the exons ATGCATTCCCTTCAGTCCACCGCCGCCCTCCGCCCCTCTCCGCTCGGTGCCCTCCGCCAACCATATTCCTCCACCCTTATACCCACTTACAATGCCAAGCCCCGCTCTCCAAAGAGCCGTCTCTTCACCATGTCCGCCTCCGCCACCACCGTTTCCGCGCCGAAGAGGGAGACGGACCCCAAGAAGCGTGTAGTCATAACTGGTATGGGTCTTGTATCCGTGTTTGGGAATGATGCGGACGCGTACTACGACAAGCTACTCGCTGGTGAGAGTGGTATTACTCGCATAGACCGCTTCGACGCGTCGAAATTTCCTACTCGATTTGGGGGTCAGATTCGGGGATTCAAATCTGAGGGGTACATTGATGGTAAGAATGATCGGAGGCTTGACGATTGCTTAAGGTACTGCATTGTTGCTGGGAAGAAGGCTCTCGAATCTTCGGATCTTGGAGGCGAGAGACTCAACAAG ATTGACAAAATTCAGGCTGGTGTACTGGTTGGAACTGGAATGGGTGGTCTTACAGTTTTTTCGGATGGTGTTCAGGCTCTAATAGATAAAGGTTACCGGAAGATAACTCCCTTTTTTATACCTTACACCATAACAAACATGGGGTCTGCGTTGCTGGCAATTGATCTTGGCTTGATGGGGCCAAATTATTCAATTTCTACTGCTTGTGCTACATCAAATTATTGCTTCTTTGCGGCTGCTAATCACATCCGTCGAGGCGAAGCTGATCTGATGATTGCTGGTGGAACTGAAGCTGCCATTGTACCAGTTGGATTAGGAGGCTTTGTTGCTTGCAGAGCTTTGTCCCAGAGAAATGATGACCCACAAACTGCTTCTAGGCCTTGGGACAAAGATCGAGATGGATTTGTTATGGGTGAAGGAGCTGGTGTCCTG GTAATGGAAAGTTTGGAACATGCAATGAAACGAGATGCGCCAATTATTGCTGAGTACTTGGGAGGTGCAATAAATTGTGATGCGTATCATATGACAGATCCCAGATCAGATGGACTTGGGGTGTCTTCATGTATTCTGAATGCTCTTGAAGATGCTGGTGTATCAACTGAAGAG GTTAACTACATCAATGCTCATGCTACGTCCACCATAGTGGGCGATCTGGCTGAGGTAAATGCTGTTAAAAAGGTGTTTAAGAATACTTCAGAGATCAAAATGAATGCAACAAAG TCTATGATCGGGCACTGTCTTGGTGCTGCTGGTGGTTTGGAAGCCATTGCAACGGTTAAAGCCATCACAACTGGCTGGCTTCACCCTTCTATTAATCAATTT AATCCTGAGGCTTCTGTGGAGTTTGACACAGTTGCAAACAAAAAGCAGCAACATCAAGTCAACGTCG CCATCTCAAATTCATTTGGATTTGGTGGTCATAACTCTGTTGTGGCGTTCTCTGCATTCAGTCCTTGA
- the LOC142542555 gene encoding large ribosomal subunit protein eL20y-like — translation MMEPINEMGQCIMWPIIVQVGFYQEISQALQQNLSTPAPPASLRPAKEKGAEKLKSIEMVTYRFHQYQVVGRALPTDKEEHPKIYRMKLWATNEVRAKSKFWYFLRKLKKVKKSIGQVLAINEIFEKNPTTVKNYGIWLRYQSRTGYHNMYKEYRDTTLNGAVEQMYTEMASRHRVRCHCIQIIKTATIPAKLCKRESTKQFHDSKIKFPLVFRKVRPPTRKLKTTYKATRPNLFM, via the exons ATGATGGAGCCCATTAACGAAATGGGTCAGTGCATCATGTGGCCCATTATAGTTCAAGTAGGGTTTTATCAGGAGATCAGCCAAGCTTTGCAGCAAAACCTATCAACCCCAGCTCCACCCGCAAGCTTACGCCCTGCAAAAGAGAAAGGTGCTGAAAAATTGAAATCGATCGAGATGGTAACTTACAGG TTCCATCAATACCAGGTGGTGGGGAGAGCCCTTCCGACTGATAAGGAAGAGCACCCGAAGATCTACCGCATGAAGCTATGGGCCACCAATGAAGTCCGCGCCAAGTCCAAGTTTTG GTACTTCTTGAGGAAGCTTAAGAAGGTGAAGAAGAGCATCGGTCAGGTTCTTGCTATTAATGAG ATATTTGAGAAGAATCCAACCACAGTCAAGAATTATGGAATCTGGCTACGTTACCAAAGCAGGACCGGTTATCACAACATGTACAAGGAGTACCGTGACACAACATTGAATGGGGCAGTGGAGCAAATGTACACTGAGATGGCATCTCGTCACAGAGTCCGCTGTCATTGCATTCAAATTATAAAGACGGCCACCATTCCAGCAAAGCTTTGCAAGAGGGAGAGTACCAAACAGTTCCATGACTCTAAGATCAAATTCCCTTTGGTGTTTAGGAAAGTTAGGCCACCTACCCGGAAACTCAAAACTACATACAAGGCGACCAGGCCAAACTTGTTTATGTAG
- the LOC142542554 gene encoding uncharacterized protein LOC142542554 isoform X4, translating into MLAMAAAAEDYGISPPLQLHMVSAFLAMEPPDVVISLARDFGGGCLDDRVQSCIWRQCICKADVKLQGPYLKRFLKKLILEIESDGEDVLDELYERYAFYLTSLQDNDVDKGNSRILKSFSFLFSDESSGLVSCPKSRNLEVQLQCSLNLLEGDTGCSLWPSSIFMSEFVLSFPEIFVNKCCFEVGSGVGLVGICIAHVKASKVILSDGDLSALANMKVQCVCLPWESASKEDLCSFSPDIILGSDVIYNPSCLPHLVRVLATLLRPDSSLHNERRFNHSLQEKVTSNGSPASEILGHPSANGPVAFFTSVIRNIKTFDYFLALAAKADLIVMDITEKVEIFEFLPYLSSYPRLNVRIFKIYFQVISSNSLV; encoded by the exons ATGTTGGCCATGGCGGCGGCGGCGGAAGATTATGGCATTTCGCCCCCTTTGCAGCTTCACATGGTATCTGCGTTTCTGGCCATGGAACCACCAGATGTTGTAATCTCACTCGCCAG GGATTTTGGCGGCGGTTGCCTCGATGATAGAGTACAGAGTTGCATTTGGCGCCAATGTATTTGTAAAGCT GATGTGAAGTTGCAAGGTCCTTACTTGAAAAGGTTTTTGAAGAAACTAATTCTTGAAATCGAATCTGATGGCGAAGACGTTTTGGATGAACTGTACGAACGCTATGCTTTTTACTTGACTTCCTTGCAG GATAATGATGTGGACAAGGGGAACTCGAGAATCTTGAAAAGTTTCTCATTTCTATTTTCCGATG AATCGTCTGGACTCGTTAGCTGCCCAAAGTCTAGGAATTTAGAGGTTCAACTTCAGTGTTCTCTCAACCTGCTGGAAGGAGATACTGG GTGTTCTCTTTGGCCATCCAGTATATTCATGTCAGAATTTGTCCTTTCATTCCCAGAGATATTTGTAAATAAGTGTTGCTTTGAG GTTGGCTCAGGAGTTGGTTTGGTTGGCATTTGCATTGCTCATGTGAAAGCATCCAAG GTGATACTAAGCGACGGCGACCTGTCAGCATTAGCAAACATGAAG GTGCAGTGTGTTTGTTTACCTTGGGAATCTGCTTCGAAGGAGGATCTCTGTAGCTTCTCACCTGACATAAT TTTAGGTTCAGACGTAATTTATAATCCATCATGCCTCCCTCATCTTGTTCGTGTGCTGGCCACCCTTTTGAGACCCGATTCTTCATTACATAATGAAAGAAGATTCAATCATTCTCTCCAAGAAAAAGTAACAAGTAATGGCTCTCCAGCTTCGGAAATTCTCGGCCATCCTTCGGCCAATGGCCCCGTTGCATTTTTTACTTCTGTGATTCGTAACATCAAAACCTTCGACTATTTTCTTGCTCTGGCAGCAAAGGCCGACCTGATTGTCATGGACATTACTGAGAAGGTCGAGATATTCGAGTTTCTTCCTTATTTAAGTTCGTACCCGCGATTAAATGTTCGAATATTTAAGATTTATTTTCAAGTTATTAGTAGCAACAGTTTAGTCTAA
- the LOC142542554 gene encoding uncharacterized protein LOC142542554 isoform X3 produces MLAMAAAAEDYGISPPLQLHMVSAFLAMEPPDVVISLARDFGGGCLDDRVQSCIWRQCICKADVKLQGPYLKRFLKKLILEIESDGEDVLDELYERYAFYLTSLQDNDVDKGNSRILKSFSFLFSDESSGLVSCPKSRNLEVQLQCSLNLLEGDTGCSLWPSSIFMSEFVLSFPEIFVNKCCFEVGSGVGLVGICIAHVKASKVILSDGDLSALANMKVNLELNHLTTNTCTIDDHSVDHSMVQCVCLPWESASKEDLCSFSPDIILGSDVIYNPSCLPHLVRVLATLLRPDSSLHNERRFNHSLQEKVTSNGSPASEILGHPSANGPVAFFTSVIRNIKTFDYFLALAAKADLIVMDITEKVEIFEFLPYLSSYPRLNVRIFKIYFQVISSNSLV; encoded by the exons ATGTTGGCCATGGCGGCGGCGGCGGAAGATTATGGCATTTCGCCCCCTTTGCAGCTTCACATGGTATCTGCGTTTCTGGCCATGGAACCACCAGATGTTGTAATCTCACTCGCCAG GGATTTTGGCGGCGGTTGCCTCGATGATAGAGTACAGAGTTGCATTTGGCGCCAATGTATTTGTAAAGCT GATGTGAAGTTGCAAGGTCCTTACTTGAAAAGGTTTTTGAAGAAACTAATTCTTGAAATCGAATCTGATGGCGAAGACGTTTTGGATGAACTGTACGAACGCTATGCTTTTTACTTGACTTCCTTGCAG GATAATGATGTGGACAAGGGGAACTCGAGAATCTTGAAAAGTTTCTCATTTCTATTTTCCGATG AATCGTCTGGACTCGTTAGCTGCCCAAAGTCTAGGAATTTAGAGGTTCAACTTCAGTGTTCTCTCAACCTGCTGGAAGGAGATACTGG GTGTTCTCTTTGGCCATCCAGTATATTCATGTCAGAATTTGTCCTTTCATTCCCAGAGATATTTGTAAATAAGTGTTGCTTTGAG GTTGGCTCAGGAGTTGGTTTGGTTGGCATTTGCATTGCTCATGTGAAAGCATCCAAG GTGATACTAAGCGACGGCGACCTGTCAGCATTAGCAAACATGAAGGTGAACTTGGAACTGAACCATCTGACCACCAATACTTGCACCATAGATGACCATAGTGTGGATCACAGTATG GTGCAGTGTGTTTGTTTACCTTGGGAATCTGCTTCGAAGGAGGATCTCTGTAGCTTCTCACCTGACATAAT TTTAGGTTCAGACGTAATTTATAATCCATCATGCCTCCCTCATCTTGTTCGTGTGCTGGCCACCCTTTTGAGACCCGATTCTTCATTACATAATGAAAGAAGATTCAATCATTCTCTCCAAGAAAAAGTAACAAGTAATGGCTCTCCAGCTTCGGAAATTCTCGGCCATCCTTCGGCCAATGGCCCCGTTGCATTTTTTACTTCTGTGATTCGTAACATCAAAACCTTCGACTATTTTCTTGCTCTGGCAGCAAAGGCCGACCTGATTGTCATGGACATTACTGAGAAGGTCGAGATATTCGAGTTTCTTCCTTATTTAAGTTCGTACCCGCGATTAAATGTTCGAATATTTAAGATTTATTTTCAAGTTATTAGTAGCAACAGTTTAGTCTAA
- the LOC142542554 gene encoding uncharacterized protein LOC142542554 isoform X1 — translation MLAMAAAAEDYGISPPLQLHMVSAFLAMEPPDVVISLARDFGGGCLDDRVQSCIWRQCICKADVKLQGPYLKRFLKKLILEIESDGEDVLDELYERYAFYLTSLQDNDVDKGNSRILKSFSFLFSDESSGLVSCPKSRNLEVQLQCSLNLLEGDTGCSLWPSSIFMSEFVLSFPEIFVNKCCFEVTYVLYICYSLYQLCLCFKSLRMYFRSVTPFTSCVFVLNLTQKHQEPLSPSLSCCNSDFLRQQVGSGVGLVGICIAHVKASKVILSDGDLSALANMKVNLELNHLTTNTCTIDDHSVDHSMVQCVCLPWESASKEDLCSFSPDIILGSDVIYNPSCLPHLVRVLATLLRPDSSLHNERRFNHSLQEKVTSNGSPASEILGHPSANGPVAFFTSVIRNIKTFDYFLALAAKADLIVMDITEKVEIFEFLPYLSSYPRLNVRIFKIYFQVISSNSLV, via the exons ATGTTGGCCATGGCGGCGGCGGCGGAAGATTATGGCATTTCGCCCCCTTTGCAGCTTCACATGGTATCTGCGTTTCTGGCCATGGAACCACCAGATGTTGTAATCTCACTCGCCAG GGATTTTGGCGGCGGTTGCCTCGATGATAGAGTACAGAGTTGCATTTGGCGCCAATGTATTTGTAAAGCT GATGTGAAGTTGCAAGGTCCTTACTTGAAAAGGTTTTTGAAGAAACTAATTCTTGAAATCGAATCTGATGGCGAAGACGTTTTGGATGAACTGTACGAACGCTATGCTTTTTACTTGACTTCCTTGCAG GATAATGATGTGGACAAGGGGAACTCGAGAATCTTGAAAAGTTTCTCATTTCTATTTTCCGATG AATCGTCTGGACTCGTTAGCTGCCCAAAGTCTAGGAATTTAGAGGTTCAACTTCAGTGTTCTCTCAACCTGCTGGAAGGAGATACTGG GTGTTCTCTTTGGCCATCCAGTATATTCATGTCAGAATTTGTCCTTTCATTCCCAGAGATATTTGTAAATAAGTGTTGCTTTGAGGTTACATATGTGCTTTATATCTGTTACTCCCTTTACCAATTGTGTCTTTGTTTTAAATCTTTGCGTATGTACTTTAGATCTGTTACTCCCTTTACCAGTTGTGTCTTTGTTTTAAATCTTACACAGAAACATCAAGAACCTCTGTCTCCTTCTCTCTCTTGCTGTAATTCTGATTTCCTGCGTCAACAGGTTGGCTCAGGAGTTGGTTTGGTTGGCATTTGCATTGCTCATGTGAAAGCATCCAAG GTGATACTAAGCGACGGCGACCTGTCAGCATTAGCAAACATGAAGGTGAACTTGGAACTGAACCATCTGACCACCAATACTTGCACCATAGATGACCATAGTGTGGATCACAGTATG GTGCAGTGTGTTTGTTTACCTTGGGAATCTGCTTCGAAGGAGGATCTCTGTAGCTTCTCACCTGACATAAT TTTAGGTTCAGACGTAATTTATAATCCATCATGCCTCCCTCATCTTGTTCGTGTGCTGGCCACCCTTTTGAGACCCGATTCTTCATTACATAATGAAAGAAGATTCAATCATTCTCTCCAAGAAAAAGTAACAAGTAATGGCTCTCCAGCTTCGGAAATTCTCGGCCATCCTTCGGCCAATGGCCCCGTTGCATTTTTTACTTCTGTGATTCGTAACATCAAAACCTTCGACTATTTTCTTGCTCTGGCAGCAAAGGCCGACCTGATTGTCATGGACATTACTGAGAAGGTCGAGATATTCGAGTTTCTTCCTTATTTAAGTTCGTACCCGCGATTAAATGTTCGAATATTTAAGATTTATTTTCAAGTTATTAGTAGCAACAGTTTAGTCTAA
- the LOC142542556 gene encoding large ribosomal subunit protein eL20z-like translates to MSEQGGEKSKGISVPAGHLPSAPPPPPNYYYGTFQGVANYPPPPPSQPVMGFPQPIPPPGFSCPSPQHYHYGYQTVPGYAVVTGRPFREERLPCCGIGVGWFLFISGFFLGAIPWYIGAFLLICVRLNYREKAGLVACTLAAILASIAVTLGVTRASHSW, encoded by the exons ATGAGCGAACAAGGCGGGGAGAAAAGCAAAGGCATCTCGGTGCCTGCAGGCCACCTTCCATCtgctcctcctcctccgccgAATTATTATTATGGCACTTTTCAAGGTGTTGCAAATTATCCTCCTCCTCCGCCGTCGCAGCCGGTTATGGGATTTCCTCAACCCATACCTCCTCCCGGCTTTTCATGTCCTTCTCCTCAACACTATCATTATGGATATCAGACAGTTCCCG GTTATGCTGTTGTTACAGGACGACCATTTAGAGAGGAGAGGCTTCCTTGTTGTGGTATTGGAGTTGGATGGTTCTT ATTTATAAGCGGTTTCTTTCTTGGTGCCATTCCATGGTATATTGGCGCTTTTCTGCTGATATGTGTTCGGTTGAATTACAGAGAAAAGGCTGGTCTGGTTGCGTGCACTTTAGCT GCAATCCTAGCTTCCATTGCTGTTACTCTTGGTGTGACAAGGGCATCTCATTCTTGGTGA
- the LOC142542554 gene encoding uncharacterized protein LOC142542554 isoform X2, with product MLAMAAAAEDYGISPPLQLHMVSAFLAMEPPDVVISLARDFGGGCLDDRVQSCIWRQCICKADVKLQGPYLKRFLKKLILEIESDGEDVLDELYERYAFYLTSLQDNDVDKGNSRILKSFSFLFSDESSGLVSCPKSRNLEVQLQCSLNLLEGDTGCSLWPSSIFMSEFVLSFPEIFVNKCCFEVTYVLYICYSLYQLCLCFKSLRMYFRSVTPFTSCVFVLNLTQKHQEPLSPSLSCCNSDFLRQQVGSGVGLVGICIAHVKASKVILSDGDLSALANMKVQCVCLPWESASKEDLCSFSPDIILGSDVIYNPSCLPHLVRVLATLLRPDSSLHNERRFNHSLQEKVTSNGSPASEILGHPSANGPVAFFTSVIRNIKTFDYFLALAAKADLIVMDITEKVEIFEFLPYLSSYPRLNVRIFKIYFQVISSNSLV from the exons ATGTTGGCCATGGCGGCGGCGGCGGAAGATTATGGCATTTCGCCCCCTTTGCAGCTTCACATGGTATCTGCGTTTCTGGCCATGGAACCACCAGATGTTGTAATCTCACTCGCCAG GGATTTTGGCGGCGGTTGCCTCGATGATAGAGTACAGAGTTGCATTTGGCGCCAATGTATTTGTAAAGCT GATGTGAAGTTGCAAGGTCCTTACTTGAAAAGGTTTTTGAAGAAACTAATTCTTGAAATCGAATCTGATGGCGAAGACGTTTTGGATGAACTGTACGAACGCTATGCTTTTTACTTGACTTCCTTGCAG GATAATGATGTGGACAAGGGGAACTCGAGAATCTTGAAAAGTTTCTCATTTCTATTTTCCGATG AATCGTCTGGACTCGTTAGCTGCCCAAAGTCTAGGAATTTAGAGGTTCAACTTCAGTGTTCTCTCAACCTGCTGGAAGGAGATACTGG GTGTTCTCTTTGGCCATCCAGTATATTCATGTCAGAATTTGTCCTTTCATTCCCAGAGATATTTGTAAATAAGTGTTGCTTTGAGGTTACATATGTGCTTTATATCTGTTACTCCCTTTACCAATTGTGTCTTTGTTTTAAATCTTTGCGTATGTACTTTAGATCTGTTACTCCCTTTACCAGTTGTGTCTTTGTTTTAAATCTTACACAGAAACATCAAGAACCTCTGTCTCCTTCTCTCTCTTGCTGTAATTCTGATTTCCTGCGTCAACAGGTTGGCTCAGGAGTTGGTTTGGTTGGCATTTGCATTGCTCATGTGAAAGCATCCAAG GTGATACTAAGCGACGGCGACCTGTCAGCATTAGCAAACATGAAG GTGCAGTGTGTTTGTTTACCTTGGGAATCTGCTTCGAAGGAGGATCTCTGTAGCTTCTCACCTGACATAAT TTTAGGTTCAGACGTAATTTATAATCCATCATGCCTCCCTCATCTTGTTCGTGTGCTGGCCACCCTTTTGAGACCCGATTCTTCATTACATAATGAAAGAAGATTCAATCATTCTCTCCAAGAAAAAGTAACAAGTAATGGCTCTCCAGCTTCGGAAATTCTCGGCCATCCTTCGGCCAATGGCCCCGTTGCATTTTTTACTTCTGTGATTCGTAACATCAAAACCTTCGACTATTTTCTTGCTCTGGCAGCAAAGGCCGACCTGATTGTCATGGACATTACTGAGAAGGTCGAGATATTCGAGTTTCTTCCTTATTTAAGTTCGTACCCGCGATTAAATGTTCGAATATTTAAGATTTATTTTCAAGTTATTAGTAGCAACAGTTTAGTCTAA